The genomic window GACGTGCCACGTATAGCAGCCAAATGTTGGTcgtggaatataatattattgtccaGCTAGTCATAAACGAGACTGTGAGACACATGATGACGTGTGGGTTGTCTTGTAGGAATATAGAAACGATTTCTAAGAACCGTTGAATAAACATACACGATGCTGCCAACCACGTCCCTGCTTTTGGATACGAATTCCAAAACTTCATCTTCTATAAATCAAGACTATTGAAATGCCACattcaaacaaatacaattttcgatttaattgaaaaaaagtataaaattaaataatacattttagtaattatctctgtataaatgattaacgtaataaatcatatctaGGCgagtttgatttttgaaaaacacattcttgaaataattaaatatatactcacaatttaaacaattgtcTAATATTGCTTACTATTAGAATAGGATTAATAAACGCcacaaacttttaataaacaatgaaaaGTAGATACtcgaattaaatatgattaatcaaaattatattttatgaatatctcGTCAAATGTGAaatgcaattataaattatgaaatcttTATATTGTCTAGTCTCTTAgtcataaataaacaaaatgtattattatgtgaaaatCGTCAACATGGATTTAAGCCAgcgcattaaaatattagtaaacaaaacaataacataGTAACATATTGTGAGCatctattaattgtttatttagatACATATAGGAGACCGCTCAGATTCACTCATCAACGCCCAGGCCAAACCGCTGGGTATAGAGACCTCACATTTTGTACAGAGGTTCCTTAAGCAATGTAGCGGCGCActaattaagaatttttcaaaattcgcattttaaaGGGTTACTCTATTGGGGATTTTGTGATTTATGATGGaattttacgtttataatttttgtttataaaattgttactatAACAACCTGATTTATGTGttgatacatttacatttagtcATTCTGGCCGCAAGTGAAAGAACAACCAATGTAGTTCATAAGGaggtgttaataataataaaaaaaaatataataatattcacggcctataaatgtatgtttccATTGAagctaatagttttataacaattaaaacacccacacacataaaattaaattgtgaattcgacgtaatattagcaatatcaatacaattaaattaaaaactaacacACAGCatacgaaaatgcaaaaaaagaaagtaacacACGGTTAACGCCGTGTCGGGTCAgctagtaatttataaatttaatttaaaacatacacgatagtaattaatttattaattagttacaaGTTAAgctttatacgtatttaactTTAGGTAATTGAAATAATCGAACTAagcataacataaatatttattaaaaaaagacttCTTTGAgttgttgtgttttttttaaaacaaatttatttttattttgtttttgttttctacTTTCCGGGACGCATGTAAAATCACGGAAAATAATAGAGCGATCCGTAGaattattaactgtaaataTACGGAACGAAACATCATGGACCGTTAAATTACGGAGATAGATAAACCGTATATTTACGGAATATCAAATTACGTAAAGTCTAAATGCATTGAAAAACACACTctcgaaataattaaatatatacttacaatttaaagaATTGTCCAATATTGCTTACTATTAGAATAGGATTGATAAATTCcacaaacttttaataatcaatgtaaaatagatactcgaattaaatattgttaatcaaaattatattttatgaataccacgtcaaaattgaaatgcaagtatgaattataaaatctttatattatttagtttcttcgttataaataaacaaattgttttattatgtgaAAATCGTCAACATACATTTAAGCCagcgtattaaaatattgtttaacaaaaaaataacatatgttCATGTTGTGTGCATCAAtgcattgtttataatatataaatttaatttaaaacatagatatacgataataaataattagttataagttaatctttatacgtattttactTTAGGTGAttgaattaattgaattaagcataacataaatctttattaaaagAAGAATTCTTtgagttgttgttgttttttttttaaaacaaatttattttgattttgttttctacTTTCCGGGACCCATGTAAAATCATGGAAAATAATCGAACGGATCGTAGAATCATTACAAACTGTCAATATTCGGAACGAAACATCACGGACCATTACATTATGGAGATAGGTAAACCGTAAGTCTAAACGCATGGACCATCAAAATATATGGAAAATAAACGTTAAGTCCCGGACCGTCAAATTacgtattatagaatattgatACTTATATGCTTTCAagcgatgaaaaaaataactaaatgatttatttattttccaattcAATAGTGAAGCTTATaatcaaaatgaattaatgatatgacaaaaattaattattgtaatttttaaaataagggaCACCAGAAATTTTGGAATGGTAACTGTTAACAATGACCATATGCTAGAATCGCCACTGGACTGACccattcataaaattaaaaagtctcTTTGGGTGTGTTAATGTGCGATACACTTTCGGTTTTGTCATTTAACTGTACAGTAAAATAGTTGAGTATTTTCAACCAGTATAGTGATCAATATCATATACCAGTActtaatcgaaaaaataaatatcgatacCCGAAACAGAAGCCAAAAtcggaaaattttttttctgtttcaagccctagaaaaaatattaaaatacggttaggtaaaatattttttaactaaaataatgttaggataaaatagttttttttgtgaatattttcGTTTCATTTTGAAAGGATTTTATTCCATTCTTCAACTGAAAAGgtaacattaaatttgattatttcttAATCATTTTCTGTTTGAGAATCGCTTTATAATTGAGAGTcaccatattatatctattatttttgttactaaGTGTTAACTTACCGAGAAAAATGTGAGTAAAACGAATGCACGTATAActtgtactattatttttttttataagtgtatcTAGggtttattgtacatataatattataatatattatatacttttactttTGTGACAAGTgctatttattcatataatatctttGTCTACtacgaaatttaaaatgttatagctaactaattttatcatacacaAGTAGTTTTCATCTGTATATGAAGTCAAGTGAAatgcatttacatttttattaaatattgggtcggtataggtattttactattataattgaacataaaataaatgtttttctaaatcaaataatgCATTACTAAgttgttaaattgttaaaatgtgtttgtaaatttggcaacgaaaaaaatagttgattttaaactttagtCTTATCTGCGATCGACGTCGatcgtataaaattataattataatacaccaatatggaaatattaacgaatatttaaacataatataatataatatattattatgattattataatgtttttacgaTTTATCGTTGAAAAAACCGTATAACGTATAGCCGCGACCGTCGGGGCGTCGAGTCGTCTACGCCACTACACACACTATCACACGCGcggtttctataaaaaaaagtcttcTATGTAACCATAATTGACTGAATGACGAATTGCGAAGCGAGTGTTAACTGTCTGTAGTCTGTACTCTatgtagttaataaaaaaattactcagaCTTTTTTTGACAAAAGTTTATGTTATTGGctgttgtaattttaattattaatttattacacgaACTAAGTAGTctgtgatttattataatatttaattattcatatgtgCCTGGTACCTACAActtactgtaatataatatagtttcaaaaGTTAGCAATGTTCGTTACTACCTTTGACTGCTGGACTTAACAAcacttttaaacattttcagtaagtaatattttactcatgGCCGTATCCAGGATTTATTTTTGGGGGgggtttcattataatataaaactacaaaaacatttttaagaattttaatttaatataaccatATATCATTGTTTAAGGTACCAATAATACAAGAATAAATTAACCTCATTATTccaaatatataagtttttatttttatttatactgtatttaacacattttttttattaaatttacaacaaaccaaaatttttaaagtaacatCATTCTCCTCGGCTGTTTTGCAAACCGATTTAGCACCTCTTCTGGATCAACATTTATTTCCCTGTGTATCGACATTAATGCTAATCCGTTGAGACGAGTTTCACCAGTCGAGTTCCTAAGATACGTTTTCAATCTTTTTAAAGAAGAAAATGTTCTTTCTGGTGTCGCTGTTGACATAGGTATAGTGGCTAAGACTTGTAAAAGTTTCCATATGTTTGGAAACAAAAGTATGTTACAATTATCAAGCGCTTCAATTGCTGTATTAGGGCGTAACTCTTCTTTAAGCCACTTTGATTTCCATATTGAAAATTCAGCTTTGAAAACAGTAGGTTCTGTCAATATCCGGGAATAAAACTGTACACAGTCATTCATTTCTTCAGTAGTggaatgtatacatttactcggaataatttgttgtaatgattttattaaaaatttgtgtttCTGAAATCTATCAGAAAGCTGTATTCTTATATGGTCAAGAAAtggcaaaaaaatgttaagtttgtAATACTCTTCAGAGCTATTAGCGGGCACATTATTACGCTGTGTTTGTCTATTAGCAAAACGAGGAAAATCTAtttcttctttatttttattcatcattattGCAGCAACGGAAAACATGTctgaaaaatgattattgttattttctctCATTTCGTCCAAAATTGCTACCACATCATCTACATGATTACATGCTTCGACCAAATCAGCATTTATTGTCTGTAACTGTTTACACAATGTTAATgtataggaaaaaatattttcaattattatgagAGGTATAACAAATTTAGCGTCTTTAATTGAACTTAATAACTGACAAGACTTTTGAGctgtttctttatttattgaagattctaatttttctaatgCAACAATAATGGCTGGATATAGTTCTTTGAATCGCAAGACACTTTCATGCTTGTAAACCCAGCGTGTTTCACATAATGCCACTAACGTGCTATGTCTTGCCTGTGGAAGAGTTTCGATGATAGATATTCTTAATACTTCACTACGTTGAGCAGAAGAGCGAAAAAATGTTCCGACAGTTTGAATGGTGCTAATACAGTTTCTTATTGTGGGCAATGAACTGGCGTTTGCCAACGCAAGATTGAGTGATGAGCACTGCAGTGTACATAAGAGCCATGGGGAagtcttttttattatgtctTGAGCACCATGTAAATAACCACTCATTGCAGAGGCACCGTCGTAGCCTTGACCAACTAGAAACTGGCAGTTAATGCCGTTATTTTGCAAACTACTCATTATTAAAGTTGCTAGTCCTTTTCCAGTAAGATCAACAGCAGGTGTAAATTCTAAAAAGTCTTCACGAATTTTCTTATCGCCTTCATCATAATAACGCAAACATATGGACATTTGCTCAATTCTTCCAATGTCTGTAGTTTCGTCTGCTAACACAGAAAAGCACTCGGCAGCATTAActctttgaattatttttgacttaATTATATCACCACAAATCGAAATTATCCCATTTTGAATTCCAGGACTAGTATACAAAGAATTTTTTGGaccatttttcaaatgttcttCTAGAATAGTGTCACCAGAATCTACACGAAAGCGTAAAAGTGCTCTGAAATTTCCgtcattaaaagtatttatgttCATTACATTTCCAAAATCGTTTGAACCTCGGAGAGCAATTTCTTGCTTACTACaaagaattattgtttttataacagaaagtaaaatttttctattttgttcTATTTGTCTAGAACGTTCAATACTAAGTTGctcagttatatttttagatcttCCTTCGTtcacttttaaaaaactatcagATTTTTCAACACACAATTTGTGATATGACGTACTAGCATGTAATTGAAAATCTTGCAGGGCATTTTTCCAATTAGCATACTCTTTAGAAACAAGTGCACCTAATTGTTGATGGCCACCTTTACCTCCTTTTTCTCGAGCAAACAAAACGCATGGTCTACAAAATGCTCCTTCGAAAATTTGTGAATAACTTAGCCATGGAAATCGTTTTATCCAAGATAATTGAAATCGTAAATTTCTTTTGGTTTTAACAGGGAAAATATACGTCGAATGCGGTATCCATGGAGTTTTTAAAAgttcttctttttttaaatcatcaatttctaaattatgCACATAATTACCAATATCATTCTCCGCAGCTGTGAGAGTCTTATCGGAATCATTAGACATACTATTATTAGAATTAGGAGTCAAAGCAATGTTGTGATTATCAGTATCATTTTTACTAATAGTAGGTTGTTCTGATAAGTTAGCTTGGTCAATTGATACATTTTCAGATGTAGGGTTgtcagttttatttatttttattttggtaaatgCTGAAATACTCAACTGTTTTTGAACTCGTTTCATTTTCATACATAAATTCtcagttaataaatactaaaaaaaaaaaaatatatcttacatcaactattaaaaaaaaggatttttaattttattttgaagttatcaattattaaaaaaaaaacagtttaggtaggattaaatatcatatatttagatccaaaaatatactaaaaaaatgtgtactcattctataaaaaaatatacttaaaaataattgattgaaaACATGTTTATCATCAAATCCaaaaatgttctattttacctacttatattattaataatattacactaacATAGTTAAATCTATGGCCCAGTATAAAAACtggtttaaataaacaaactatgattttattgatttattctaataaaataacattttaatcattaaaacacATTGAAGACAAATACAGTTTTATATGCGGTCTCTGTTATAAGATTAAGCTCatgatatactatttatagcaTGTGATTACGTCGGGGACGAGCATCGCGTATAACGTCGTACGATTATTGAACAAATACAAACGGTCATTTCGACAATATATCGATGTACTAAGcaattttttgtacataccGTTCTAAAGACGATGCTCGTCCtcaacgtaataataatatactaaacacagtacagtatattagtataataataacaaaaacaaataataattattattattatgttattaatattataataaccgcATTAAACACGGTTCTTGTCTCGAacgcaaaaacaaaataaaaatagtcgGTCTCCAATAGtagaaaatagtataatattagtagaAACACTTACTGATTTTCGCCTTGTACAGTGATGTCTGAAATGCAaatgaagaaataatatatacccgtCTGGCCGTCTACCagttagaattaaaaattatcaacggACAACGTCTTCTGATAAGTTACATAAACGAAATAAaagaatactaaaaataacgaaattaCACTTGTCACGAAACATTCATTCATTGTTGTATCTATAAACTTCGGTAGACGATACGATAACgtcacatatttattataattacattctatttatagttaattaaaaatatatatatagatttagatatattttttttaatttacgcgATTTTTAGGATTATCGAGGaaagtcaataaaaatatttgtatgacaTTTCGGGGGGGGTTTGAACCCTGAAAACCCCCCCTTTGAATACGGCCATGATTTTACTAATagtgtacctacctagttGTAGTATGATGCTAATCCtcgtgataaataatattggcaAAATAAATTGAGAAAACTGAAATCTTTAATTCTTTACTGTTAGGTACTTATGTACTGGATTTGTATTGTAGTTTTTGTTAATATCATTACTATAGGGCACTgatttatgtgtatacataattttatattgactttttttatttaagtacctgtaatattaaaaaaaaaaatgtttaataattatttatctacatatttcaatgtacctattttgtatttttttaatcagtaaattaggtatttaaatttttttaaatttttttacaaatataatagcacataggtaaaaatttttaaatttaagtaaagatttgtaatattttattttctatgtagcaatcatatatattataaattatgagcaATCAGCGTGTAagacaatatacaatattaacacCACTGCccattctaaatatttaattttatattccttTACCAAcagtgtatttaaaataatatgttgtcttaaatattatctattaatttggtttaataataatagaattattacacatcattatatattataatttttttcttctaaaagTGGCTAGCCTGTCCGGAGTCTACTTGCGTTTCACGATAAAATACAACGGCTTCTCTATATTAGGTACTCTATGGTCTGAACAttctttcatttaataattttactaaacattttttcttgttACGACGACACGCCTATTTCTTAGATTAAAGCTCGTTCAATTTTATGttcatactttttaatttttaataacaccaCTCAAATAACTTAAGCAAAGCTGAAAAAAGTATTCGACTATTTCATTTTctgtatttaactttattttaaatacatttttataaataagagcATATTCTATCATTGTAGCCATGAAAATTGGAACTGAAGTGTACTACCATACctaccatattttataatatcttaagttataaataatatggttattaatcattattatttgaataacctTAATTGTTATTGCAGTGTTGGAAAGTACgacttagattttaaaaacaagtctGACAGCAAAGACAAAACTCTAAGTATTTCAACTGAAGCTTTAATTGAATTGTACAAAGAATTCATTAAAGAATTTCTGATAATCTCTATTAAAGATCCTTTTGATCAAGACCATTGGAAAGCATGGACTACACTTACAGCATCTACTAACATccaggtacctacatatatttgtaactttattaaattagtcatttcactcatttatattataaaaggaaTCAGATCTCAAttccatataatttttaaaaggtcATTTATTTGACATGtgtcaacaaa from Aphis gossypii isolate Hap1 chromosome 1, ASM2018417v2, whole genome shotgun sequence includes these protein-coding regions:
- the LOC126549129 gene encoding enolase-like isoform X3; translated protein: MKIGTEVVGKYDLDFKNKSDSKDKTLSISTEALIELYKEFIKEFLIISIKDPFDQDHWKAWTTLTASTNIQLFKRPPRIRFH
- the LOC126549129 gene encoding enolase-like isoform X1 yields the protein MKIGTEVVGKYDLDFKNKSDSKDKTLSISTEALIELYKEFIKEFLIISIKDPFDQDHWKAWTTLTASTNIQESQILKTMIRVIDTIYSVPII
- the LOC126549129 gene encoding enolase-like isoform X2 produces the protein MKIGTEVVGKYDLDFKNKSDSKDKTLSISTEALIELYKEFIKEFLIISIKDPFDQDHWKAWTTLTASTNIQSCELHIPWHNSMGLNRSSCCL